A portion of the Candidatus Binataceae bacterium genome contains these proteins:
- a CDS encoding biopolymer transporter ExbD: MAISSNQGGGLFADINITPLTDIFLVLLIIFMVATAITIESAAHVDLPKVQAQSSSEKPKGVLVMYTSDHRIFVNQTEIPEAMLPTALKDAITKDPDKLVVFQGDPAVILADAVHILDVAKTAGAQQIALAVAKLPGPAAGAPVPSGPIAPPEPAAEGPGT; encoded by the coding sequence ATGGCAATCAGCAGCAATCAGGGCGGAGGCCTCTTCGCCGACATCAATATCACGCCGCTTACGGACATCTTCCTCGTCCTGCTCATCATCTTCATGGTGGCGACAGCAATCACCATCGAGTCGGCGGCGCACGTCGATTTGCCCAAGGTCCAGGCGCAATCGAGCAGCGAGAAGCCCAAGGGCGTGCTCGTGATGTACACCTCGGACCATCGCATCTTCGTCAACCAGACCGAGATTCCCGAGGCGATGCTGCCGACGGCGCTGAAGGACGCGATTACCAAGGATCCGGACAAGCTGGTGGTCTTCCAGGGCGACCCGGCGGTGATCCTCGCCGACGCCGTGCACATTCTCGACGTGGCCAAGACCGCCGGCGCGCAGCAGATCGCACTTGCGGTGGCCAAGCTGCCGGGGCCGGCCGCGGGGGCGCCGGTTCCGAGCGGGCCGATTGCTCCGCCGGAGCCGGCGGCAGAAGGCCCGGGGACGTAG
- a CDS encoding biopolymer transporter ExbD, producing the protein MAVSGPKTGGEMFWQINITPLTDIFLVLLIIFMVTTSVTIEAASHVDLPLAQNTSPENKGVIVTYTAQHELFVNSKDVTERDLESALSEALNRVDSKVVIFQGDQKVLLGDMIRILQIAKEAGAQQIAIAAKRVAPGQVQRMQTSGVSGAGARSG; encoded by the coding sequence TTGGCGGTTAGCGGGCCCAAAACCGGCGGCGAGATGTTCTGGCAAATCAACATCACGCCGCTGACCGACATCTTCCTCGTCCTTCTGATCATCTTCATGGTCACCACCTCGGTGACCATCGAGGCCGCCTCCCACGTCGATCTGCCGCTGGCGCAGAACACCTCGCCCGAGAACAAGGGCGTGATCGTGACCTACACCGCACAGCACGAGCTGTTCGTCAATTCCAAGGACGTGACCGAGCGCGACCTGGAATCGGCGCTGAGCGAGGCGCTCAACCGGGTCGACTCCAAAGTCGTCATCTTCCAGGGCGACCAGAAGGTGCTGCTGGGCGACATGATCCGCATCCTTCAGATCGCCAAGGAGGCCGGCGCGCAGCAGATCGCGATCGCGGCCAAGCGGGTTGCGCCGGGCCAGGTGCAACGGATGCAGACGAGCGGAGTGAGCGGCGCCGGCGCCCGCAGCGGTTAG
- a CDS encoding MotA/TolQ/ExbB proton channel family protein, with protein MQNQFGIIQMIQQGYYATYPLIIISIVCLAVIFERLWALRGIGTRATKTADALVGPLRAGKFDAALQETEAGRTAADRVFHTLISGARNLDRDRLEELDEERRFQELVELRRYIWVLATSGASAPFIGLFGTVVGILVAFQSMAIMGTGGFSVVAAGISEALISTALGLAVAIIAVIFYNYFSVKIENINAAIHINAARLIDAALQGRQAVGG; from the coding sequence ATGCAGAATCAGTTCGGCATCATCCAGATGATCCAGCAGGGTTATTACGCCACCTACCCGCTGATCATCATCTCGATCGTTTGCCTGGCGGTGATTTTCGAGCGCCTGTGGGCTTTGCGCGGCATCGGTACACGTGCGACCAAGACCGCCGACGCCCTGGTCGGCCCGCTGCGCGCGGGCAAGTTCGATGCCGCCCTGCAAGAGACCGAGGCCGGGCGCACGGCCGCGGACCGCGTCTTCCATACGCTCATCAGCGGGGCGCGCAACCTCGACCGCGATCGGCTGGAGGAACTCGACGAAGAGCGCCGCTTCCAAGAGCTGGTCGAGCTGCGCCGCTACATCTGGGTGCTCGCAACCTCGGGTGCCTCGGCCCCGTTCATCGGCCTGTTCGGCACCGTGGTTGGTATCCTGGTCGCCTTCCAATCGATGGCGATCATGGGGACCGGCGGCTTTTCGGTGGTCGCAGCGGGCATCTCGGAGGCGCTGATTTCGACCGCGCTGGGTCTGGCGGTCGCGATCATCGCGGTCATCTTCTACAACTACTTCTCGGTCAAGATCGAAAACATCAACGCCGCCATCCACATCAACGCCGCGCGCCTGATCGACGCCGCGCTCCAGGGGAGACAAGCCGTTGGCGGTTAG
- a CDS encoding SDR family oxidoreductase: protein MALLDGKVAIITGAGRGIGREEALLLAKQGAKVVVNDLGGHFDGTGQSRSPAEEVVKEIRGFGGEAVANFESVSDFKSAKRIVECALDNFGKLNIVVNNAGILRDRMIFNMSEEDFDAVVNVHLKGTFNMARHACAYWREQHKNGNLLNGRLINTSSDSGLLGNAGQSNYGTAKAAVAAFAIIVDREMARYGCTANAIAPVARTRLTIDATPQTAATMPAVKAGEFDLFSPAHVAPLVAWLGSDDAKDVHGEVFRVGMGRVWMMRGWHSVAVLAAPPRTFWEPAALGTRVKEELAKGVTKKESMAEVMSAGRG from the coding sequence ATGGCATTACTTGACGGAAAGGTCGCGATTATCACTGGCGCCGGCCGTGGCATCGGTCGCGAAGAGGCGCTGCTGCTGGCCAAGCAGGGGGCTAAGGTCGTGGTCAACGATCTCGGCGGCCACTTCGACGGCACCGGACAGTCGCGCTCGCCCGCCGAGGAAGTGGTCAAAGAAATCCGCGGCTTCGGCGGCGAGGCGGTGGCCAACTTCGAGAGCGTCAGCGACTTCAAGTCCGCCAAGCGCATCGTCGAATGTGCGCTGGACAACTTCGGCAAGCTCAACATCGTGGTCAACAACGCCGGTATCCTGCGCGACCGCATGATCTTCAACATGAGCGAGGAGGACTTCGACGCCGTCGTCAACGTCCATCTTAAGGGTACCTTCAACATGGCGCGCCATGCCTGCGCTTACTGGCGCGAGCAGCATAAGAACGGCAACCTGCTCAACGGCCGGCTGATCAACACCAGCTCCGACTCCGGGCTGCTCGGCAACGCCGGCCAGAGCAACTACGGCACCGCCAAGGCCGCGGTGGCTGCCTTCGCCATCATCGTGGACCGCGAGATGGCGCGTTACGGATGCACCGCAAACGCGATCGCGCCGGTCGCGCGCACCCGGCTTACCATCGACGCCACGCCGCAGACAGCGGCGACGATGCCTGCGGTCAAAGCCGGCGAGTTCGACCTTTTCAGCCCCGCGCACGTCGCTCCGCTGGTCGCCTGGCTGGGCAGCGACGACGCCAAGGACGTCCACGGCGAGGTCTTCCGCGTCGGGATGGGCCGCGTATGGATGATGCGCGGATGGCACTCAGTGGCCGTGCTCGCGGCACCGCCGCGCACGTTCTGGGAGCCGGCCGCGCTCGGCACCCGGGTCAAGGAAGAGCTGGCCAAGGGCGTCACCAAGAAGGAGAGCATGGCCGAGGTGATGTCCGCCGGGCGGGGTTAG
- a CDS encoding CoA-binding protein, with amino-acid sequence MELTNPSDAEIRAILSRPTTVAVVGCSENPARDSLRIALLLRRKGFRVIPVNPQLAADALLGVLGERCYPELAAIPDPVEIVDVFRRPEFLPAIAEAAIAKGARVLWCQLGVVNLEAAARARAAGMTVVMDRCPAIEYARLF; translated from the coding sequence ATGGAATTGACCAACCCCTCGGACGCTGAGATTCGCGCAATCCTATCGCGCCCGACGACGGTCGCGGTGGTCGGATGCTCGGAGAATCCGGCGCGCGACAGCCTGCGTATCGCGCTGTTGCTCAGGCGCAAGGGCTTTCGCGTGATCCCGGTCAATCCGCAGCTCGCCGCCGACGCGCTCCTCGGCGTACTGGGCGAACGATGCTATCCGGAGCTCGCCGCCATTCCCGACCCGGTGGAAATCGTCGACGTCTTCCGGCGCCCGGAATTCCTGCCCGCGATCGCCGAGGCCGCGATCGCCAAGGGCGCGCGCGTACTGTGGTGCCAGCTCGGCGTGGTCAATCTGGAAGCTGCCGCGCGCGCCCGCGCCGCCGGGATGACGGTCGTGATGGACCGCTGCCCGGCGATTGAGTACGCGCGCTTGTTCTGA
- a CDS encoding NUDIX hydrolase, translating to MARRKARRWDTLRSERVYSTPIFDLHRHQRAHPHRGEHAFFVLEAPPWVNIIPLTAAGEVVMVRQFRHGVGDFTLEIPGGMVDPQDPSPLSAARREMREETGYDSEEIVELGRVHPNPAIQPNFCYSFMARNVRRVVRPQLDSSEETEVVTVALADVKRLIASGAITHALVIAAFSFFHVYNPPRRR from the coding sequence ATGGCGCGCAGGAAAGCCCGCCGCTGGGACACGCTGAGGAGCGAGCGCGTTTACTCGACGCCGATCTTCGACCTCCATCGCCATCAACGCGCCCATCCGCATCGCGGCGAGCATGCGTTCTTCGTCCTCGAGGCGCCGCCCTGGGTGAACATCATCCCGCTCACCGCAGCGGGCGAGGTCGTGATGGTGCGCCAGTTCCGCCACGGCGTGGGCGACTTCACGCTGGAGATTCCGGGCGGGATGGTTGACCCGCAGGATCCGAGCCCGCTGTCCGCGGCGCGGCGCGAGATGCGCGAGGAGACCGGCTACGACTCGGAGGAGATCGTCGAGCTCGGCCGCGTCCATCCCAACCCCGCCATCCAACCCAACTTCTGCTACTCGTTCATGGCGCGCAACGTGCGCCGCGTCGTCCGCCCGCAACTCGACAGCTCCGAGGAAACCGAAGTCGTGACCGTCGCGCTCGCCGACGTCAAGCGGCTCATCGCCTCGGGCGCGATCACCCATGCGCTGGTGATCGCGGCCTTCTCGTTCTTCCACGTTTACAACCCGCCGCGCCGCCGCTAG
- a CDS encoding GNAT family N-acetyltransferase: MLPAPPAGLPGLRPKLRFLFRWLLRRARLFAGAECGALLIRDRGAVVHYSGFTPRYWRFPFMGDDDLQIGDTWTAPAHRGRGLALFALETIVAAAARPGRCFWYVVANTNRPSIRVVEKAGFTLASDGVWIKPWGLKLLGYYVPTAPRPSMAFSDPEPDGTRGPGSGR, from the coding sequence ATGCTGCCTGCGCCGCCTGCTGGATTGCCTGGACTGAGGCCTAAGCTAAGGTTCCTTTTCCGATGGCTGCTGCGTCGTGCCCGACTGTTCGCCGGCGCTGAGTGCGGCGCACTACTCATTCGTGATCGTGGCGCGGTAGTCCACTATTCGGGGTTCACCCCTCGCTATTGGCGCTTCCCCTTCATGGGCGACGACGACCTCCAGATTGGCGATACCTGGACCGCGCCCGCCCATCGCGGCCGCGGGCTCGCGCTCTTTGCGCTCGAAACCATCGTTGCGGCCGCCGCCCGGCCGGGCCGATGCTTCTGGTATGTCGTTGCGAATACCAACCGGCCGTCGATCCGCGTTGTGGAAAAGGCGGGCTTCACGTTGGCCAGCGACGGAGTGTGGATCAAACCGTGGGGGCTCAAGCTGCTCGGATACTACGTGCCGACCGCGCCGCGGCCGTCGATGGCTTTCAGCGACCCGGAACCGGATGGCACACGTGGCCCGGGCAGCGGTCGGTGA
- a CDS encoding GNAT family N-acetyltransferase, with protein MNGGQIGLSGPHAALHDTAPEAERVTIVPLELAGARWREFADAHPAATLYHGAPWAEVLGRAYGFRILVAMAERGREVSAGCLLSSSKIPFAGRFIGLPFSDSAAPLSVNAQAAAALLRGLAVAAPRRRASFEIRGTAAPAPWQTSECFRQWSIDVARPFAELERDADRNFRRQVRHALAQGVAVETGDSEAMMQRFYRLQLETRRRLGVPPQPWRFFAAVHEVFAARGALEVWIAARDGRDLAAVVVLRERDALYAKWSARASHGADGASHLLFFSMLKRYAGHAARLDLGRTDARNAGLARFKEEMGAAASVLPYSYFPRIPQRANAEDPERATGMLARVWRRLPLPFTRAIGATAYGFFA; from the coding sequence ATGAACGGAGGGCAGATCGGCCTGTCCGGGCCGCATGCCGCCTTGCACGATACCGCGCCGGAGGCCGAGCGGGTGACGATAGTGCCGCTGGAGCTGGCGGGGGCGCGATGGCGCGAGTTTGCCGACGCCCATCCCGCGGCGACCCTTTATCACGGCGCTCCGTGGGCCGAGGTTCTGGGCCGCGCCTACGGCTTCCGGATACTGGTCGCGATGGCCGAGCGGGGCCGAGAGGTCAGCGCCGGATGTCTCCTGAGCTCGAGCAAGATTCCCTTCGCCGGTCGCTTCATCGGGCTGCCATTTTCCGACTCGGCCGCGCCGCTCAGCGTCAACGCGCAGGCGGCCGCCGCGCTGTTGCGTGGACTGGCGGTAGCGGCGCCCCGCCGGCGCGCGAGCTTCGAGATCCGCGGGACGGCGGCACCGGCGCCATGGCAAACCAGCGAATGTTTCCGCCAATGGTCGATCGATGTCGCGCGGCCGTTCGCCGAGCTCGAGCGCGACGCGGACCGCAACTTTCGCCGCCAGGTCCGGCACGCGCTGGCGCAGGGGGTGGCGGTCGAGACAGGCGACAGCGAGGCGATGATGCAACGCTTTTATCGGCTCCAGCTCGAGACCCGCCGGCGCCTGGGCGTGCCGCCGCAGCCCTGGCGATTCTTCGCCGCGGTGCACGAGGTGTTCGCCGCCCGCGGCGCGCTGGAGGTCTGGATCGCCGCGCGCGACGGGCGCGATCTGGCGGCGGTCGTGGTCCTGCGCGAGCGCGACGCGCTGTACGCCAAGTGGTCGGCGCGCGCCTCGCACGGCGCCGACGGCGCCTCGCACCTGCTGTTCTTCTCGATGCTGAAGCGCTACGCGGGGCACGCCGCGCGGCTCGACCTCGGGCGCACCGACGCGCGCAACGCCGGGCTGGCCCGGTTCAAGGAGGAGATGGGGGCCGCCGCGTCGGTGCTGCCTTACAGCTACTTTCCGCGTATCCCGCAGCGCGCCAACGCCGAGGATCCCGAGCGCGCGACGGGCATGCTGGCGCGGGTCTGGCGCCGCCTGCCGCTACCGTTCACGCGCGCAATTGGCGCCACGGCTTACGGCTTTTTCGCCTGA
- a CDS encoding MSMEG_1061 family FMN-dependent PPOX-type flavoprotein — MENGADYRITSIARLRALYGEPNPMTPRKLLTALDDTAIDFIARSPFLVLGTADAAGNQDVSPKGDAPGFVAVEDRHTLLIPDRRGNKLLFTFQNILANPHVAMIFMVPGTEETLRVNGTAELSAEPALLERLAARGVPAQLVIRVAVGECFFHCAKAFLRARLWEPQSWGERINFSWGRYLAAKAGASAETAHKIDQAVERDYKSNL, encoded by the coding sequence ATGGAAAACGGCGCCGACTACCGGATCACCAGCATTGCCCGGCTGCGCGCGCTTTACGGCGAGCCCAATCCGATGACCCCACGCAAGCTGTTGACCGCGCTCGACGATACCGCGATTGACTTCATCGCGCGTTCGCCGTTCCTGGTGCTTGGCACGGCCGACGCCGCCGGCAACCAGGACGTCTCGCCCAAGGGCGACGCGCCGGGCTTCGTCGCGGTCGAGGACCGCCACACCCTTCTGATTCCCGACCGCCGCGGCAACAAGCTGCTTTTCACCTTCCAGAACATCCTGGCCAATCCGCATGTCGCGATGATCTTCATGGTCCCTGGCACCGAGGAGACGTTGCGCGTCAATGGCACCGCCGAGCTCAGCGCCGAGCCCGCGCTGCTCGAGCGGCTCGCGGCGCGCGGCGTGCCGGCGCAGCTCGTGATCCGGGTCGCCGTGGGCGAGTGCTTCTTCCACTGCGCCAAGGCGTTTCTGCGCGCGCGCCTGTGGGAACCCCAGAGCTGGGGCGAGCGAATCAACTTCTCGTGGGGCAGGTACCTCGCCGCAAAGGCCGGCGCCAGCGCGGAGACCGCGCACAAGATCGACCAGGCCGTCGAGCGCGATTACAAGAGCAATCTCTGA
- a CDS encoding glycosyltransferase — translation MSDFPNLPLNESWQAWPPGRARICIASYELRGPSRNGGIGTGYSALASALAEAGHQVTLLYLFGTWCESGTVAEWQAYYRERGIQFCPLPTASRLTRSPQSIAIALDAYQWLKVRDFDVVHFPELLGHGYYSVLAKHQGLAFANTLICVGVHSPISWIREVNRELPHTVDEPEIDFMERESVALADVVVSPSRYLLGWMRANGWRLPKATYVQQYVLSPELWSVWRERGTELAPQPITGLTFFGRLEERKGLALFCDALDLLVSMNAPRFTVSFLGKCALVAGRDAISYIEERARHWPFAWRIVSDRDQQGALELLREGGRLAVIPSLVDNLPNTVLECLSAGIPLIAARSGGIPEAIAAEDVERVTFPLDPVALAQRLRIALREGVAPARPAVDPEENRERWVAWHNQLRPEAADDAQCAIESREPLISVCLTQPSRPQSLRVALGALEAQSWRNLEIILAVPSGGSDSEIELARGESAGEGPRLRTICRRLGSAENVRDAAAAAARGDCLIFLDEHTVAKPDLVRTLYGVFQRTHADILTSFLDLYTGDSPPVDGAGCGWQPFLGPATIPGIFRNYYGQGVIFLRKEILQRVGGFAADDWRQCDDWEFLTKAVLANLRLKVVPKALAWYRLNGLESSLGNGNGMAVRRLRSYLQILPPAFGDLLKLSLVLSKHAQHDPGAHSNGRDPVMMADDELLKTVRERLSNGGNRRIAAFLDEWQNHTRVRLGLPERRLERLPHVARELFKGNYHRFAHGFGSALRDLRRTPRQSEPSRDR, via the coding sequence ATGTCGGACTTCCCCAACCTCCCGCTCAACGAGTCCTGGCAGGCATGGCCCCCCGGCCGCGCGCGCATCTGCATCGCAAGCTACGAATTGCGCGGCCCATCTCGCAATGGCGGTATCGGGACCGGCTATTCTGCTCTGGCCAGCGCGCTGGCCGAAGCCGGCCACCAAGTCACCCTGCTCTATCTGTTCGGCACCTGGTGCGAGAGCGGCACCGTTGCCGAATGGCAGGCGTACTACCGCGAGCGCGGCATCCAATTCTGCCCTCTGCCGACCGCCTCGCGCCTGACCAGGAGCCCGCAAAGTATCGCCATCGCGCTCGATGCCTACCAGTGGCTGAAAGTCCGCGACTTTGACGTGGTTCATTTCCCCGAACTGCTGGGACACGGCTATTACAGCGTGCTCGCCAAGCATCAGGGTCTGGCTTTTGCCAACACGCTGATCTGCGTCGGCGTGCATAGCCCGATATCCTGGATTCGCGAGGTCAATCGCGAGCTGCCGCACACCGTCGACGAGCCCGAGATCGATTTCATGGAGCGCGAGTCGGTCGCGCTGGCCGACGTGGTCGTCAGCCCCAGCCGCTACCTGCTGGGTTGGATGCGCGCCAACGGATGGCGTCTGCCGAAAGCCACCTACGTCCAGCAATACGTCCTCTCGCCTGAGCTATGGAGCGTCTGGCGTGAGCGCGGCACGGAGTTGGCCCCGCAGCCAATCACAGGGCTGACCTTCTTCGGGCGACTGGAAGAGCGTAAGGGCCTCGCGCTGTTTTGTGACGCCCTCGACCTTCTGGTCAGCATGAACGCGCCGCGCTTCACAGTGAGCTTTCTGGGCAAATGCGCGCTAGTCGCCGGCCGCGACGCAATCAGCTACATCGAGGAGCGTGCCCGGCATTGGCCGTTCGCCTGGCGGATTGTCTCCGACCGTGATCAACAGGGCGCGCTCGAGCTGCTGCGCGAAGGCGGACGGTTGGCCGTGATCCCTTCGCTGGTGGACAACCTTCCCAACACGGTCCTCGAATGCCTCAGCGCCGGCATTCCGCTTATCGCTGCCCGCTCTGGTGGAATCCCGGAAGCGATCGCCGCCGAGGACGTCGAGCGGGTGACTTTTCCTCTGGATCCAGTTGCGCTTGCACAGCGTCTGCGTATCGCGCTGCGCGAAGGTGTGGCACCCGCGCGACCGGCTGTCGACCCTGAGGAGAACCGTGAGCGATGGGTCGCGTGGCACAATCAGTTGCGGCCGGAAGCGGCGGATGACGCTCAATGTGCGATCGAGTCGCGCGAGCCCCTCATCAGCGTTTGTCTGACCCAGCCGTCGCGCCCGCAATCGCTGCGCGTGGCGTTAGGCGCCCTGGAGGCCCAGTCCTGGCGAAACCTCGAGATCATCCTCGCTGTCCCCAGCGGAGGTTCCGACAGCGAGATCGAGCTGGCACGCGGGGAGAGCGCGGGCGAGGGGCCGAGACTGCGTACGATTTGCCGGCGGCTGGGATCTGCGGAAAACGTGCGCGATGCGGCTGCGGCGGCGGCCCGCGGGGACTGCCTGATTTTCCTCGACGAACATACGGTCGCAAAGCCGGACCTGGTCAGAACTCTGTACGGAGTCTTCCAGCGCACGCATGCGGATATCCTGACCTCGTTCCTCGACCTGTACACCGGTGACAGCCCGCCTGTTGACGGCGCCGGTTGCGGCTGGCAGCCGTTTCTCGGACCCGCGACGATTCCTGGAATCTTCCGCAATTACTACGGTCAGGGCGTCATCTTTTTACGCAAAGAGATTCTGCAACGAGTTGGCGGCTTCGCCGCCGACGACTGGCGACAGTGCGATGACTGGGAATTTTTGACCAAGGCTGTGCTCGCGAATTTGCGCCTCAAGGTAGTGCCAAAGGCGCTGGCCTGGTACCGGCTAAACGGCCTCGAAAGCTCTTTGGGCAACGGCAATGGAATGGCGGTCCGCCGGCTGCGCTCTTATCTGCAAATTTTGCCTCCCGCTTTCGGAGATCTGCTCAAGCTGTCGCTGGTCCTCAGTAAACATGCCCAGCACGACCCGGGAGCTCACTCGAACGGGAGAGATCCCGTGATGATGGCCGACGACGAACTGCTGAAAACGGTGCGGGAGCGCCTGTCCAATGGCGGAAATCGCCGAATCGCCGCCTTCCTCGACGAATGGCAGAATCACACCAGGGTGCGCCTCGGTTTGCCCGAACGGCGCCTGGAGCGCCTCCCGCACGTCGCGCGCGAGCTGTTCAAAGGCAACTATCATCGCTTTGCCCACGGCTTCGGAAGCGCGCTGCGCGACCTGCGGCGCACCCCGAGGCAGTCGGAACCGTCGCGCGATCGGTGA
- a CDS encoding methyltransferase domain-containing protein, protein MEAQNVAEKQSSPLSEAIIETGFAANGTSVADDSPPLTSLLASRRPAAKKQRFARVGPIHFQPLEQELEPMSSYFSGRTLNAGCGNRDITETLKAFGATEVVNYDIASEIPGALIGPLERMPFRTAEFDSILCNAVLEHVEAPEPVMREMVRVLRPGGHLMVAVPFLQPFHPCPGDFRRYTHTGMYKLGTDSGLEVLAIYPTHTIAQTLGWIVWEYLEEKRSRLGKALMFPLLWCFTRYCWRSDASLTKTVNTFQAVYRKVP, encoded by the coding sequence TTGGAAGCCCAGAACGTTGCTGAAAAGCAGTCATCACCATTGTCGGAGGCAATCATCGAGACCGGCTTCGCCGCCAACGGCACCTCTGTAGCCGACGATTCGCCTCCGCTCACCTCGCTGCTCGCGTCCCGCCGGCCCGCGGCAAAAAAGCAACGCTTTGCGCGCGTCGGACCGATTCACTTTCAGCCGCTGGAACAGGAGCTGGAACCCATGAGTTCCTATTTCAGCGGACGAACATTGAACGCTGGCTGTGGCAACCGCGACATCACCGAGACGCTGAAGGCGTTCGGCGCAACCGAAGTCGTCAACTACGACATCGCTTCGGAAATACCGGGCGCACTTATCGGACCGCTAGAGAGGATGCCGTTCAGAACGGCCGAGTTCGACTCGATCTTATGCAATGCGGTGCTTGAGCACGTGGAAGCGCCCGAGCCGGTGATGCGTGAGATGGTCAGGGTGTTGCGCCCCGGCGGCCACCTGATGGTGGCGGTTCCGTTCCTGCAGCCGTTTCATCCGTGCCCCGGCGATTTCCGCCGCTACACGCACACCGGGATGTACAAGCTCGGAACAGACAGCGGTCTCGAGGTGCTCGCGATCTATCCGACTCATACGATCGCACAAACGCTGGGTTGGATCGTGTGGGAGTACCTGGAAGAGAAACGCAGCCGGCTTGGCAAAGCGCTCATGTTTCCCCTGCTCTGGTGTTTTACCCGCTACTGCTGGCGGAGCGATGCTTCGCTGACAAAGACGGTCAATACCTTCCAGGCCGTGTACCGTAAAGTACCCTGA
- a CDS encoding aminotransferase class V-fold PLP-dependent enzyme, with protein sequence MGPRKVEAYFNYAGLARPTPAVARRMRTIEREYAELLFSEDGWRMYEAVLEDCRRAALAALGAGQTGGVSLLPNSSTALNLAISALGATLKPGDLVLTSDQEHPAVELPLGRLAARGIEVERVVAGSPLEFLELVDALVARRRPALAVFSHVSYKNGRVLPVEEAGEIFAAREVPYVVDGAQALGQVAVDVRATRACAYAFTGHKWLFGPMGTGGLWTSDEFVSRSPLAWSGHPRPGGAALESGSINCALFAGLAEACRTHTAEFRARVAAMARMRNEIDRRLDRLYRRVRWDGPHAPGILAYSLGDSQSSAALAEAAERRHGVAIKPFRPPGEPNGFRISFSPRTTAREIDLLAAALSDLARNTV encoded by the coding sequence ATGGGTCCGCGCAAGGTGGAGGCCTATTTCAATTACGCCGGGCTCGCGCGCCCGACGCCCGCCGTCGCGCGCCGAATGCGAACGATCGAGCGCGAGTACGCCGAGCTCCTCTTCAGCGAGGACGGCTGGCGCATGTACGAGGCGGTGCTCGAGGATTGCCGGCGCGCCGCGCTCGCGGCGCTCGGCGCCGGCCAAACGGGCGGCGTCTCGCTGCTGCCCAATTCGTCGACCGCGCTCAACCTCGCGATCAGTGCGCTCGGCGCAACGCTCAAGCCCGGCGATCTGGTGCTGACCTCGGACCAGGAGCATCCGGCGGTCGAGTTGCCGCTCGGTCGCCTCGCCGCACGCGGGATCGAAGTCGAGCGCGTCGTCGCCGGCTCGCCGCTTGAGTTTCTCGAACTGGTGGACGCGCTGGTGGCCAGACGCCGCCCCGCGCTCGCCGTCTTCTCCCACGTTTCCTACAAAAACGGCCGCGTGCTGCCGGTCGAGGAGGCGGGCGAGATCTTCGCCGCGCGCGAGGTGCCGTACGTGGTGGACGGCGCGCAGGCGCTGGGCCAGGTCGCAGTGGACGTGCGCGCGACCCGGGCGTGCGCCTACGCGTTCACCGGGCACAAATGGCTGTTCGGCCCGATGGGCACGGGCGGGCTGTGGACCAGCGACGAGTTCGTCAGTCGAAGCCCGCTCGCCTGGAGCGGTCATCCGCGCCCGGGCGGCGCCGCGCTGGAAAGCGGGAGCATCAACTGCGCGCTCTTCGCCGGGCTCGCCGAAGCGTGCCGCACCCACACGGCCGAGTTCCGCGCGCGCGTCGCCGCGATGGCGCGGATGCGCAACGAGATAGACCGCCGGCTCGACCGGCTCTATCGGCGGGTGCGATGGGACGGACCGCACGCCCCCGGCATCCTCGCCTACTCGCTCGGCGATTCGCAAAGCTCCGCGGCGCTGGCGGAAGCGGCGGAGCGGCGCCATGGCGTGGCGATCAAGCCGTTTCGCCCGCCGGGCGAGCCCAACGGTTTTCGCATCTCGTTCTCGCCGCGGACCACCGCGCGCGAGATCGACCTGCTCGCCGCCGCGCTGTCAGACCTTGCACGGAATACTGTCTGA